In a single window of the Chaetodon trifascialis isolate fChaTrf1 chromosome 19, fChaTrf1.hap1, whole genome shotgun sequence genome:
- the dse gene encoding dermatan-sulfate epimerase isoform X2 → MYEKSYVRGWGFQYLHNHQPTNCVALLTGSLVYMTQGYLQEAYLWTKQVLSIMEKSMILMQDVTDGSLYEGVAYGTYTTRSLFQYMFLVQRHFAISHFDHPWLLKHFAFLYRTILPGFQRTVAIADSNYNWFYGPESQLVFLDRYVLRNGSGNWLADLIHQNRVMEGPGQAGKGQRWCTLHTEFIWYDPGLIPKPPSDFGTSQLYHFEDWGVVTYGSALPAETNCTFLSFKSGKLGGRAIFDIVHRNKYKEWIKGWRNFNAGHEHPDQNTFTFAPNGVPFITEALYGPKYTLLNNAVLFGSTVSGSCFKPWAGQVTEACDSKWLKYKVGLAADTQGRVEAAMERQGMVFIRGEGRSAYNPELKIRNFQRNILLLHPQLLLLVDHIHLEPDSPTRAMSAFFHNTELPFHGTKVDGVHGAFVSHGEDKYKMFWMDDTGYSNKAVVGYWNYPRGYPYNGSNYVNVTMPLRYPHTRVAYIFFGPGVDVQSFSLRGDDQRVDIYLATKDHTYTIYLLTGEVPSKPLFAMVLLDHKKIVFEKAAATVDSSPEEVEEYVNVMEDNLQHVKPVFQQMERHILGRVLNTASFRKTAERLLQFSDKKKTEEVIEKMFAMSKKQGKSKGGKKVNLGDKLSESLPDIFAQIEVSEKKERQRTSKRTYEDSPEEGDAESRAFIDYTDGRKNRKGAFVKGRKFKEVHMVATAGSEGLSSTASYIRLFLLLNTATFFLLLAVILTRFQRGRSLHTQRCFYTILLIDCFILLYLYSSCSHTQC, encoded by the exons ATGTACGAGAAGTCATATGTTCGAGGCTGGGGGTTCCAGTACCTGCACAACCACCAGCCCACCAACTGTGTGGCTCTGCTCACAGGAAGCCTGGTTTACATGACCCAAG GTTACCTCCAGGAGGCCTACCTGTGGACCAAGCAGGTCCTGTCCATCATGGAGAAGTCCATGATCCTTATGCAGGATGTGACAGATGGCTCCCTCTATGAGGGAGTGGCCTACGGAACTTACACCACCCGGTCTCTGTTCCAGTACATGTTCCTGGTGCAGCGCCACTTTGCCATCAGTCACTTCGACCACCCCTGGCTCCTTAAACACTTCGCCTTCCTTTACAGGACGATCCTGCCTG GATTTCAGCGGACTGTAGCCATTGCAGATTCCAACTACAACTGGTTCTATGGGCCGGAGAGCCAGCTGGTCTTCTTGGACCGTTACGTGTTGCGTAATGGCAGTGGAAACTGGCTGGCAGACCTGATTCATCAAAATAGGGTGATGGAAGGGCCAGGGCAGGCTGGAAAAGGCCAACGATGGTGTACTCTTCACACAGAATTCATTTG GTATGACCCAGGTCTGATTCCTAAGCCTCCATCAGATTTTGGAACATCCCAACTCTACCACTTTGAGGACTGGGGTGTGGTGACATACGGCAGTGCTTTACCTGCAGAAACCAACTGCACCTTTCTTTCCTTCAAGTCAGGGAAGTTGGGGGGACGAGCCATTTTCGACATCGTTCACAGGAACAAATACAAAGAATGGATCAAAGGGTGGAGGAACTTTAATGCTGGGCACGAGCACCCTGATCAGAACACTTTCACTTTTGCACCCAATGGTGTCCCATTTATCACTGAGGCACTATACGGACCCAAGTACACATTGTTGAACAATGCAGTGTTGTTTGGCTCAACCGTGTCAGGGAGTTGCTTTAAACCATGGGCTGGACAAGTTACGGAAGCCTGCGATTCCAAATGGTTGAAGTACAAGGTGGGGTTGGCGGCTGATACTCAGGGCAGAGTTGAAGCTGCTATGGAGAGACAGGGAATGGTCTTCATCCGTGGTGAGGGACGTTCTGCTTATAATCCAGAGCTGAAGATCAGGAACTTCCAGAGGAACATACTCCTTCTTCACCCTCAGCTTCTGCTCCTTGTAGACCACATCCACCTGGAACCAGACAGCCCAACCAGGGCAATGAGTGCCTTCTTTCACAATACAGAACTTCCGTTCCATGGTACAAAGGTAGATGGTGTTCATGGAGCATTTGTATCGCATGGTGAGGATAAATATAAGATGTTCTGGATGGATGACACAGGCTACAGTAACAAAGCAGTGGTAGGTTATTGGAATTACCCTCGAGGGTACCCATATAATGGCTCTAACTATGTGAATGTCACAATGCCATTGAGGTACCCTCACACCAGGGTGGCCTACATTTTCTTTGGACCAGGTGTGGATGTACAGAGTTTCAGCCTGCGTGGCGATGACCAGAGAGTGGATATTTACCTCGCCACCAAGGATCACACCTACACCATCTACCTACTGACTGGAGAGGTCCCCAGCAAGCCTCTGTTTGCCATGGTGCTGCTGGACCACAAGAAGATCGTGTTTGAGAAGGCAGCAGCTACGGTGGACAGCTCACCTGAGGAAGTGGAGGAATACGTCAATGTGATGGAGGATAACCTCCAACATGTCAAGCCCGTCTTCcagcagatggagagacatATCCTAGGACGAGTTCTCAACACTGCCAGCTTCCGTAAGACTGCAGAGCGCCTCCTCCAGTTCTCTgacaaaaagaagacagaagaggTCATTGAGAAGATGTTTGCTATGTCTAAGAAACAGGGCAAGAGTAAAGGGGGGAAGAAAGTGAATCTTGGAGACAAGCTTTCTGAGAGTCTGCCTGATATTTTTGCACAGATTGAGGTGAGtgagaagaaggagagacagaggacttCAAAGCGTACATATGAGGACAGTCCAGAGGAGGGAGATGCAGAGTCGCGGGCCTTTATAGATTATACAGATGGCCGCAAGAACAGAAAGGGGGCATTTGTCAAGGGCCGCAAATTCAAGGAGGTTCACATGGTGGCCACGGCAGGGAGTGAGGGTCTTTCTAGCACAGCCTCCTACATAAGactctttctcctcctgaacACTGCCACCTTCTTTTTGCTGCTGGCTGTGATACTGACCCGCTTTCAGAGGGGTCGAAGCTTGCACACGCAGAGATGTTTCTACACCATCCTTCTGATCGACTGCTTCATCTTACTGTACCTCTACTCttcctgctctcacacacagtgttgA
- the gpr63 gene encoding probable G-protein coupled receptor 63, producing the protein MENISMANVSLGSRSPPELVTPTAQALDSLQGVSLPLQVFFCFIMVAILLLALLGNVVVCLMVYQRSAMRSAINILLASLAFADMMLAILNMPFALVTVVTTKWIFGNAFCRVSAMLFWFFVMEGVAILLIISIDRFLIIVQKQDKLSPQRAKVLIVVTWGLTFIFSFPLAVGSPPLQIPPRAPQCVFGYSIEAGYHAYVLILMLVFFFIPFMVMLYTFMGILNTIRHNAIRIHSHPDGICLSQASKLGLLSLQRPFQMNIDMSFKTRAFTTILILFSVFTVCWAPFTAYSLVATFSDSFYHKDSFFQISTWVLWLCYLKSALNPLIYYWRIKKFRDACLDLMPKYFKFLPQLPGNTKRRIQPSAVYVCGEHRSVV; encoded by the coding sequence ATGGAGAACATCTCCATGGCGAATGTTTCCCTGGGCTCCCGGTCACCCCCAGAGCTGGTCACGCCTACAGCGCAGGCCCTGGATAGCCTGCAAGGTGTCAGCCTACCTCTGCAGgtcttcttctgcttcatcaTGGTTGCCATCCTGCTTTTGGCTCTTTTGGGAAACGTGGTTGTGTGCCTGATGGTGTACCAGAGGTCTGCCATGCGTTCGGCCATCAACATTCTCTTGGCCAGCCTGGCGTTCGCAGACATGATGCTGGCCATCCTGAACATGCCCTTCGCTCTGGTTACCGTTGTGACCACCAAGTGGATTTTCGGGAACGCTTTCTGTCGAGTTTCGGCCATGCTCTTTTGGTTCTTTGTGATGGAGGGTGTGGCTATACTGCTTATAATAAGCATAGATCGTTTTCTTATAATTGTCCAGAAGCAAGATAAGCTGAGCCCACAGAGAGCGAAAGTGCTCATCGTGGTCACATGGGgactcactttcattttctcttttcccctGGCTGTCGGTTCCCCTCCACTACAGATCCCCCCCAGGGCCCCTCAGTGTGTATTTGGCTACAGCATTGAGGCTGGTTACCATGCCTATGTATTGATACTAATGCTAGTCTTCTTCTTCATACCATTCATGGTCATGCTCTACACATTCATGGGGATCCTGAACACTATCCGCCACAACGCCATCCGCATCCACAGCCACCCAGATGGCATCTGCCTGAGCCAGGCCAGTAAACTGGGCCTGCTTAGCCTCCAGAGGCCCTTCCAAATGAACATAGACATGAGCTTCAAGACCCGTGCCTTCACCACCATCCTcatccttttctctgtgtttacagtgtgctgGGCACCCTTCACTGCCTATAGTCTGGTAGCTACCTTCAGTGATAGCTTCTACCATAAAGACAGCTTTTTTCAAATTAGCACATGGGTCCTGTGGTTGTGCTACCTCAAGTCAGCCCTCAACCCTCTCATTTACTACTGGCGGATCAAGAAGTTCCGCGACGCCTGCCTTGATCTGATGCCCAAGTACTTCAAGTTTCTTCCTCAGCTGCCAGGCAACACAAAGAGGCGCATACAGCCGAGCGCAGTATACGTGTGTGGAGAGCATCGCTCTGTggtttaa
- the ndufaf4 gene encoding NADH dehydrogenase [ubiquinone] 1 alpha subcomplex assembly factor 4 isoform X1, which yields MGARVVRMFRNVNLENRVHREISKEKPRVAPRHAVKPQPFAGSSEALETAETVNQKNDPLLSHLRSVYVESTDPAAPPPPAAAAAKQPSKEETASEVAERRPLKVILPGGLYSLAELTEVPKGKLTIAEALKALGSHQHEPKKCTPEKIAQDFSLDLKDTKALLEFFIPFQVHVIPPKNEKVKKIKAS from the exons ATGGGGGCGCGGGTTGTACGTATGTTCAGAAATGTCAACCTAGAAAACCGGGTACACCGAGAAATTTCCAAGGAGAAACCGCGAGTAGCACCCCGACACGCCGTCAAACCGCAGCCCTTTGCCGGCAGCTCTGAAG cactGGAGACAGCGGAGACGGTGAACCAGAAGAACGATCCCCTGCTGTCCCACCTCAGGTCTGTGTATGTGGAGTCTACGgatccagcagcaccaccaccaccagcagcagcagcagcgaag CAGCCATCAAAGGAAGAGACCGCGAGTGAAGTGGCGGAGCGGCGGCCGTTGAAGGTCATTTTACCAGGGGGCCTGTACAGCCTGGCGGAGCTCACAGAGGTTCCTAAAGGCAAACTGACCATCGCCGAGGCACTGAAGGCCCTGGGCAGTCACCAGCACGAGCCGAAGAAATGCACGCCGGAAAAGATTGCTCAGGATTTTTCTCTGGACTTGAAAGACACAAAAGCGCTTCTGGAGTTCTTCATCCCCTTTCAGGTTCACGTCATACCACCCAAGAACGAAAAGGTCAAGAAGATAAAGGCTTCTTAG
- the dse gene encoding dermatan-sulfate epimerase isoform X1 — protein MRTHTRGAPTVFFLSLLWPLLTPVVAAAAEVDPSGGIPFMGGNYNGHPMLYFNRGDVEEMQYAAAGTHRDMARRIREAGETMLEHPEEYLPPWSPAEFSARWNEVYGNNLGVLSMFCLLYPHRAGALDLAKDYMERMAAQPSWLVKDAPWDEVPLAHSLVGFATAYDFLYEYLNKGQQERFLQVIGNASRLMYEKSYVRGWGFQYLHNHQPTNCVALLTGSLVYMTQGYLQEAYLWTKQVLSIMEKSMILMQDVTDGSLYEGVAYGTYTTRSLFQYMFLVQRHFAISHFDHPWLLKHFAFLYRTILPGFQRTVAIADSNYNWFYGPESQLVFLDRYVLRNGSGNWLADLIHQNRVMEGPGQAGKGQRWCTLHTEFIWYDPGLIPKPPSDFGTSQLYHFEDWGVVTYGSALPAETNCTFLSFKSGKLGGRAIFDIVHRNKYKEWIKGWRNFNAGHEHPDQNTFTFAPNGVPFITEALYGPKYTLLNNAVLFGSTVSGSCFKPWAGQVTEACDSKWLKYKVGLAADTQGRVEAAMERQGMVFIRGEGRSAYNPELKIRNFQRNILLLHPQLLLLVDHIHLEPDSPTRAMSAFFHNTELPFHGTKVDGVHGAFVSHGEDKYKMFWMDDTGYSNKAVVGYWNYPRGYPYNGSNYVNVTMPLRYPHTRVAYIFFGPGVDVQSFSLRGDDQRVDIYLATKDHTYTIYLLTGEVPSKPLFAMVLLDHKKIVFEKAAATVDSSPEEVEEYVNVMEDNLQHVKPVFQQMERHILGRVLNTASFRKTAERLLQFSDKKKTEEVIEKMFAMSKKQGKSKGGKKVNLGDKLSESLPDIFAQIEVSEKKERQRTSKRTYEDSPEEGDAESRAFIDYTDGRKNRKGAFVKGRKFKEVHMVATAGSEGLSSTASYIRLFLLLNTATFFLLLAVILTRFQRGRSLHTQRCFYTILLIDCFILLYLYSSCSHTQC, from the exons ATGAGAACCCACACCCGCGGGGCCCCCACAGTCTTCTTCTTAAGTCTGCTGTGGCCCTTGCTCACCCCGGTGGTGGCAGCGGCAGCGGAAGTGGACCCCAGCGGAGGAATCCCCTTCATGGGAGGCAATTACAATGGTCATCCCATGCTGTACTTCAATCGGGGGGATGTGGAGGAGATGCAGTATGCAGCTGCGGGGACTCATCGAGACATGGCGAGGAGAATCCGTGAGGCTGGTGAAACCATGTTAGAGCACCCTGAGGAGTACCTGCCCCCCTGGAGCCCTGCAGAGTTCAGTGCCCGCTGGAACGAGGTATACGGAAACAACCTGGGTGTGCTGTCCATGTTCTGCCTGCTCTACCCGCACAGGGCCGGGGCCCTCGACCTGGCCAAGGACTACATGGAGAGGATGGCAGCTCAGCCTAGTTG GTTGGTCAAAGATGCCCCCTGGGATGAAGTTCCTTTGGCGCACTCTTTGGTCGGGTTTGCCACCGCTTACGACTTCCTGTACGAATACTTGAACAAGGGCCAGCAGGAGCGCTTCCTCCAGGTGATCGGCAACGCGTCACGCCTGATGTACGAGAAGTCATATGTTCGAGGCTGGGGGTTCCAGTACCTGCACAACCACCAGCCCACCAACTGTGTGGCTCTGCTCACAGGAAGCCTGGTTTACATGACCCAAG GTTACCTCCAGGAGGCCTACCTGTGGACCAAGCAGGTCCTGTCCATCATGGAGAAGTCCATGATCCTTATGCAGGATGTGACAGATGGCTCCCTCTATGAGGGAGTGGCCTACGGAACTTACACCACCCGGTCTCTGTTCCAGTACATGTTCCTGGTGCAGCGCCACTTTGCCATCAGTCACTTCGACCACCCCTGGCTCCTTAAACACTTCGCCTTCCTTTACAGGACGATCCTGCCTG GATTTCAGCGGACTGTAGCCATTGCAGATTCCAACTACAACTGGTTCTATGGGCCGGAGAGCCAGCTGGTCTTCTTGGACCGTTACGTGTTGCGTAATGGCAGTGGAAACTGGCTGGCAGACCTGATTCATCAAAATAGGGTGATGGAAGGGCCAGGGCAGGCTGGAAAAGGCCAACGATGGTGTACTCTTCACACAGAATTCATTTG GTATGACCCAGGTCTGATTCCTAAGCCTCCATCAGATTTTGGAACATCCCAACTCTACCACTTTGAGGACTGGGGTGTGGTGACATACGGCAGTGCTTTACCTGCAGAAACCAACTGCACCTTTCTTTCCTTCAAGTCAGGGAAGTTGGGGGGACGAGCCATTTTCGACATCGTTCACAGGAACAAATACAAAGAATGGATCAAAGGGTGGAGGAACTTTAATGCTGGGCACGAGCACCCTGATCAGAACACTTTCACTTTTGCACCCAATGGTGTCCCATTTATCACTGAGGCACTATACGGACCCAAGTACACATTGTTGAACAATGCAGTGTTGTTTGGCTCAACCGTGTCAGGGAGTTGCTTTAAACCATGGGCTGGACAAGTTACGGAAGCCTGCGATTCCAAATGGTTGAAGTACAAGGTGGGGTTGGCGGCTGATACTCAGGGCAGAGTTGAAGCTGCTATGGAGAGACAGGGAATGGTCTTCATCCGTGGTGAGGGACGTTCTGCTTATAATCCAGAGCTGAAGATCAGGAACTTCCAGAGGAACATACTCCTTCTTCACCCTCAGCTTCTGCTCCTTGTAGACCACATCCACCTGGAACCAGACAGCCCAACCAGGGCAATGAGTGCCTTCTTTCACAATACAGAACTTCCGTTCCATGGTACAAAGGTAGATGGTGTTCATGGAGCATTTGTATCGCATGGTGAGGATAAATATAAGATGTTCTGGATGGATGACACAGGCTACAGTAACAAAGCAGTGGTAGGTTATTGGAATTACCCTCGAGGGTACCCATATAATGGCTCTAACTATGTGAATGTCACAATGCCATTGAGGTACCCTCACACCAGGGTGGCCTACATTTTCTTTGGACCAGGTGTGGATGTACAGAGTTTCAGCCTGCGTGGCGATGACCAGAGAGTGGATATTTACCTCGCCACCAAGGATCACACCTACACCATCTACCTACTGACTGGAGAGGTCCCCAGCAAGCCTCTGTTTGCCATGGTGCTGCTGGACCACAAGAAGATCGTGTTTGAGAAGGCAGCAGCTACGGTGGACAGCTCACCTGAGGAAGTGGAGGAATACGTCAATGTGATGGAGGATAACCTCCAACATGTCAAGCCCGTCTTCcagcagatggagagacatATCCTAGGACGAGTTCTCAACACTGCCAGCTTCCGTAAGACTGCAGAGCGCCTCCTCCAGTTCTCTgacaaaaagaagacagaagaggTCATTGAGAAGATGTTTGCTATGTCTAAGAAACAGGGCAAGAGTAAAGGGGGGAAGAAAGTGAATCTTGGAGACAAGCTTTCTGAGAGTCTGCCTGATATTTTTGCACAGATTGAGGTGAGtgagaagaaggagagacagaggacttCAAAGCGTACATATGAGGACAGTCCAGAGGAGGGAGATGCAGAGTCGCGGGCCTTTATAGATTATACAGATGGCCGCAAGAACAGAAAGGGGGCATTTGTCAAGGGCCGCAAATTCAAGGAGGTTCACATGGTGGCCACGGCAGGGAGTGAGGGTCTTTCTAGCACAGCCTCCTACATAAGactctttctcctcctgaacACTGCCACCTTCTTTTTGCTGCTGGCTGTGATACTGACCCGCTTTCAGAGGGGTCGAAGCTTGCACACGCAGAGATGTTTCTACACCATCCTTCTGATCGACTGCTTCATCTTACTGTACCTCTACTCttcctgctctcacacacagtgttgA
- the ndufaf4 gene encoding NADH dehydrogenase [ubiquinone] 1 alpha subcomplex assembly factor 4 isoform X2 encodes MGARVVRMFRNVNLENRVHREISKEKPRVAPRHAVKPQPFAGSSEALETAETVNQKNDPLLSHLRSVYVESTDPAAPPPPAAAAAKPSKEETASEVAERRPLKVILPGGLYSLAELTEVPKGKLTIAEALKALGSHQHEPKKCTPEKIAQDFSLDLKDTKALLEFFIPFQVHVIPPKNEKVKKIKAS; translated from the exons ATGGGGGCGCGGGTTGTACGTATGTTCAGAAATGTCAACCTAGAAAACCGGGTACACCGAGAAATTTCCAAGGAGAAACCGCGAGTAGCACCCCGACACGCCGTCAAACCGCAGCCCTTTGCCGGCAGCTCTGAAG cactGGAGACAGCGGAGACGGTGAACCAGAAGAACGATCCCCTGCTGTCCCACCTCAGGTCTGTGTATGTGGAGTCTACGgatccagcagcaccaccaccaccagcagcagcagcagcgaag CCATCAAAGGAAGAGACCGCGAGTGAAGTGGCGGAGCGGCGGCCGTTGAAGGTCATTTTACCAGGGGGCCTGTACAGCCTGGCGGAGCTCACAGAGGTTCCTAAAGGCAAACTGACCATCGCCGAGGCACTGAAGGCCCTGGGCAGTCACCAGCACGAGCCGAAGAAATGCACGCCGGAAAAGATTGCTCAGGATTTTTCTCTGGACTTGAAAGACACAAAAGCGCTTCTGGAGTTCTTCATCCCCTTTCAGGTTCACGTCATACCACCCAAGAACGAAAAGGTCAAGAAGATAAAGGCTTCTTAG